A portion of the Stigmatella aurantiaca DW4/3-1 genome contains these proteins:
- a CDS encoding LEA type 2 family protein, with protein MMKRSLLVLLAVTLATLTGCATLKKLFKRPSVSFKTARLSSASLSDATVDLVYEVRNPNSFGLSLAKVDYAFFVEGKQVVAGSPRKGLQLKGGGTSELVFPANVRFADIVPVVQTFLNKDAAAFKAQGNLGIDTPIGVLSFPLEKEGTFEIPKVPKVLFDAPRIANMSLTGATVEFPLTITNRNSFPLPVAAISGALKLAGANVGTLSTGNLGQLDGGGARQVTLPLQINFAQAAQAATALRSNNAQQISWSGQVSSGTQSVPLNLSQLVNFRR; from the coding sequence ATGATGAAACGCTCCCTTCTGGTCCTCCTCGCCGTGACGCTCGCCACCCTCACCGGCTGCGCCACGCTCAAGAAGCTCTTCAAGCGGCCCAGCGTCAGCTTCAAGACCGCGCGCCTGTCGAGCGCCTCCCTGTCCGACGCCACCGTGGACCTGGTGTACGAGGTGCGCAACCCCAACTCCTTCGGCCTGTCCCTGGCCAAGGTGGACTACGCCTTCTTCGTCGAGGGCAAGCAGGTGGTGGCGGGCTCCCCGCGCAAGGGGCTCCAGCTCAAGGGAGGCGGCACCAGCGAGCTCGTCTTCCCGGCCAACGTGCGCTTCGCGGACATCGTCCCCGTGGTGCAGACGTTCCTCAACAAGGACGCGGCGGCCTTCAAGGCCCAGGGCAACCTGGGCATCGACACCCCCATCGGCGTCCTGTCCTTCCCCCTGGAGAAGGAAGGCACCTTCGAGATTCCCAAGGTCCCCAAGGTCCTGTTCGACGCGCCCCGCATCGCCAACATGTCGCTGACGGGGGCCACGGTGGAGTTCCCCCTCACCATCACCAACCGCAACAGCTTCCCCTTGCCCGTGGCCGCCATCTCCGGAGCGCTCAAGCTGGCCGGCGCCAATGTGGGCACCCTGTCCACGGGCAACCTGGGCCAGCTGGATGGCGGCGGCGCCCGGCAGGTGACGCTGCCCCTGCAGATCAACTTCGCCCAGGCCGCCCAGGCCGCCACGGCGCTGCGCTCCAACAACGCCCAGCAGATCAGCTGGAGCGGGCAGGTGAGCTCTGGCACACAGAGTGTGCCCCTCAACCTCTCCCAGCTCGTCAACTTCCGGCGCTGA
- a CDS encoding alpha/beta hydrolase: MAGETLTPDPRVLPGKGGGGRLAALILVCGVLVGACERKGGSSTAPRLVLSACRVEGIESQALCGTYEVFEDRAAKQGRKIPLRVVVVPALAASPEPDPLVLLAGGPGQAASEVKVLKAVDRIHRLRDILLVDQRGTGASGPLKCNPAPPDAGLAAQFDDAYREEEFLKCLSGYDADPRLYTTPIAMDDLDEVREALGYPKLNLWGISYGTRAALVYMRQHPERVRTAILDGVAPLSLYLPLYAARDGQRALDLLFTHCEQDVDCAKAFPGLRGHVKALLDRMEQAPVKVNAVNPLTGVPEDITLSRKVFLQALYGQLYSPDLAALAPLALSKAVQGDWAPFIALSQGITGGLSESVSHGMFFSVICAEDAPFITEETLVRETAGTWFGASMVRDMLEPCRVWPKGSVPEGYRQPVSSAVPTLLLSGELDPVTPPSWAEEAKKTLSHSLHVVVPGVGHNTMALGCIQTLMADFVKQGSLEGLKPECGAALTRPPFFTSFAGPVP, encoded by the coding sequence GTGGCTGGCGAGACCCTCACCCCTGATCCCCGCGTGCTCCCTGGGAAGGGGGGCGGTGGGAGGCTGGCCGCGCTCATCCTGGTTTGCGGGGTGCTCGTGGGAGCGTGCGAGCGCAAGGGGGGCTCCTCCACCGCGCCCCGGCTCGTGCTCAGCGCGTGCCGTGTCGAGGGCATCGAGTCCCAGGCGCTGTGCGGTACCTACGAGGTGTTCGAGGATCGCGCCGCGAAGCAAGGGCGGAAGATTCCCCTGCGTGTGGTGGTGGTGCCGGCGCTGGCGGCCTCCCCGGAGCCGGACCCGCTGGTGCTGCTGGCCGGAGGGCCGGGACAGGCGGCCTCGGAGGTGAAGGTGCTCAAGGCGGTGGATCGCATCCACCGCCTCCGGGACATTCTCCTGGTGGATCAGCGGGGCACGGGCGCCTCTGGGCCGCTGAAGTGCAACCCGGCCCCTCCCGATGCGGGCCTGGCCGCGCAGTTCGACGACGCCTACCGCGAGGAGGAGTTCCTCAAGTGCCTCTCGGGCTACGACGCGGATCCGCGCCTCTACACCACGCCCATCGCGATGGACGACCTGGACGAGGTGCGCGAGGCGCTGGGTTACCCGAAGCTCAACCTCTGGGGCATTTCTTACGGTACGCGCGCGGCGCTGGTGTACATGCGCCAGCACCCGGAGCGGGTCCGCACCGCCATCCTGGATGGGGTGGCACCCCTGAGTCTGTACCTGCCGCTCTACGCGGCACGGGACGGACAGCGGGCGCTGGACCTGCTCTTCACCCACTGTGAGCAGGATGTGGACTGCGCGAAGGCGTTTCCCGGGCTGCGTGGGCACGTCAAGGCCCTGCTGGACCGGATGGAGCAGGCGCCGGTGAAGGTGAACGCGGTGAACCCGCTCACGGGCGTGCCCGAGGACATCACCCTCTCCCGGAAAGTCTTCCTCCAGGCGTTGTATGGCCAGCTCTACTCGCCGGATCTGGCGGCACTGGCGCCGCTCGCCCTGTCCAAGGCGGTCCAGGGAGACTGGGCGCCCTTCATCGCGCTCAGCCAGGGCATCACCGGCGGCCTGAGCGAGTCCGTGAGCCATGGCATGTTCTTCTCGGTCATCTGCGCGGAGGACGCGCCCTTCATCACCGAGGAGACGCTGGTCCGAGAGACGGCTGGCACGTGGTTTGGCGCGAGCATGGTCCGCGACATGCTGGAGCCGTGCCGGGTATGGCCCAAGGGCTCCGTGCCGGAGGGGTACCGTCAGCCGGTGAGCTCCGCGGTGCCCACGCTCCTGCTGTCGGGGGAGTTGGACCCCGTGACGCCGCCCTCCTGGGCCGAGGAGGCCAAGAAGACGCTCTCCCACAGCCTGCACGTGGTGGTGCCGGGCGTGGGCCACAACACGATGGCGCTGGGCTGCATCCAGACGCTGATGGCGGACTTCGTGAAGCAGGGCAGCCTGGAGGGCCTGAAGCCCGAGTGCGGCGCGGCGCTGACGCGTCCTCCCTTCTTCACCTCCTTCGCCGGGCCGGTGCCGTGA
- a CDS encoding ATP-binding cassette domain-containing protein has protein sequence MIDVSHLHKRFGAVTAVEDVSFSAADGVVTGLLGPNGAGKTTTLRMLYTLIRPDRGTARVDGLDVAERPMDVRRAIGVLPDARGIYPRLTAREHARYAGELHGLSGAALDKRVDELVDLLDMKDIAHRRAEGFSQGERMKVALARALVHGPRNVLLDEPTNGLDVMSTRAVRTIIRRLKAEGHCVLFSSHVMQEVTALCDRIVVVARGRVVAEGTPDELRARTGKDSLEEAFISAIGTDQGLMQ, from the coding sequence ATGATCGACGTGAGCCACCTGCACAAGCGCTTCGGCGCGGTGACGGCGGTGGAGGATGTGTCCTTCTCCGCGGCGGATGGGGTCGTCACCGGCCTGCTGGGACCCAATGGCGCCGGGAAGACGACCACCCTGCGCATGCTCTACACGCTCATCCGCCCGGACCGGGGCACGGCCCGGGTGGATGGGCTGGACGTGGCCGAGCGCCCCATGGATGTGCGCCGCGCCATCGGCGTGCTCCCCGACGCGCGCGGCATCTACCCGCGCCTCACCGCCCGGGAGCATGCCCGCTATGCCGGAGAGCTGCACGGCCTGTCCGGCGCGGCGCTGGACAAGCGCGTGGACGAGCTGGTGGACCTGCTGGACATGAAGGACATCGCCCACCGCCGAGCGGAGGGCTTCAGCCAGGGCGAACGCATGAAGGTGGCCCTGGCGCGCGCGCTGGTGCACGGGCCGCGCAACGTGCTCCTGGACGAGCCCACCAACGGCCTGGACGTGATGAGCACCCGCGCGGTGCGCACCATCATCCGCCGCCTCAAGGCCGAGGGGCACTGCGTGCTCTTCTCCAGCCACGTGATGCAGGAGGTGACGGCCCTGTGTGACCGCATCGTCGTGGTGGCCCGGGGGCGCGTGGTGGCGGAGGGCACCCCGGACGAACTGCGCGCCCGCACCGGCAAGGACAGCCTGGAGGAGGCCTTCATCTCCGCCATCGGAACGGACCAGGGGTTGATGCAATGA
- a CDS encoding DUF2378 family protein, which translates to MGHQFVQGFARTVLGGAVSAGIPLVGPVRFLKKFPEHLRFDTSPISVNSVQLGDRQFRLDFRASVDLSPFFLQGVVEEGLRLTRVVPVLRVARHSPISFTLHVTW; encoded by the coding sequence TTGGGGCACCAGTTCGTCCAGGGCTTCGCGCGCACGGTGCTGGGCGGGGCGGTGTCCGCGGGCATTCCGCTGGTGGGGCCGGTGCGCTTCCTCAAGAAGTTCCCCGAGCACCTGCGGTTCGACACCTCGCCCATCTCCGTGAACTCGGTGCAGCTGGGGGATCGCCAGTTCCGCTTGGACTTCCGGGCCAGCGTGGACCTGTCCCCCTTCTTCCTTCAAGGGGTCGTCGAGGAAGGTTTGCGGCTGACACGGGTTGTCCCAGTCCTCCGGGTGGCGCGGCATTCGCCCATCAGCTTCACGCTGCACGTCACCTGGTA
- a CDS encoding ABC transporter permease, with the protein MKRLFATVFRKELKDHLRDRRSVSSALMGTLLGPLVSAMLFTLMASWYGDSKPLEVPVVGREHAPSLMAFLQRYGAQLTEPPADYEALLQAGKLDAVLIIPEDYGKDFSAGHTAAVQVVVDSSRNEARVNAERLRSMLQAYAGMLGGQRLLARGVSPELAAPVQVDEVDLATPERLAARTLYIVPYFLVFAALMGGMNVAIDAMAGERERGSLEPLLINPVGRGDVVAGKWLTAGVFASLSTLVCLGAFLVMLRLVPLQDLGLKVHLDAASVVSILAALLPLSLFASAGQVLVSTYARSFKEAQTYLQLLLMLPLVPSLLLGLSPIKSQPWMFAIPVFGQQLLMGEVMRGEAVGGGPYVLGALGCAAAAAVCLLFTTRLLGQERIIFGR; encoded by the coding sequence ATGAAGAGGCTCTTCGCCACGGTCTTCCGCAAGGAGCTGAAGGACCACCTCCGGGACCGGCGCTCGGTGTCGAGCGCGCTCATGGGGACGCTGCTCGGGCCGCTCGTGTCCGCGATGCTCTTCACGCTGATGGCCTCCTGGTACGGGGACTCCAAGCCCCTGGAAGTGCCGGTGGTGGGCCGCGAGCATGCCCCCAGCCTCATGGCCTTCCTCCAGCGCTACGGCGCCCAGCTCACCGAGCCGCCCGCGGACTACGAGGCGCTCCTCCAGGCCGGCAAGCTGGACGCGGTGCTCATCATCCCCGAGGACTACGGCAAGGACTTCTCCGCGGGGCATACGGCCGCGGTGCAGGTGGTGGTGGACAGCTCGCGCAATGAGGCGCGCGTCAACGCCGAGCGCCTGCGGTCGATGCTCCAGGCCTACGCGGGCATGCTGGGAGGGCAGCGCCTCCTGGCGCGCGGCGTCTCTCCGGAGCTGGCGGCGCCCGTCCAGGTGGACGAGGTGGACCTGGCCACGCCGGAGCGGCTGGCGGCGCGGACCCTGTACATCGTCCCGTACTTCCTCGTCTTCGCCGCCCTCATGGGCGGAATGAACGTGGCCATCGACGCCATGGCGGGGGAGCGCGAACGCGGTTCGCTGGAGCCGCTGCTCATCAACCCCGTGGGGCGCGGCGACGTGGTGGCGGGCAAGTGGCTCACCGCCGGGGTGTTCGCGTCCCTGTCGACGCTCGTGTGCCTGGGGGCCTTCCTGGTGATGTTGAGGCTCGTGCCCCTCCAGGATCTGGGGTTGAAGGTGCACCTCGACGCGGCATCGGTGGTGAGCATCCTCGCGGCGCTCCTGCCCTTGTCGCTCTTCGCCTCGGCGGGGCAGGTGCTGGTGTCCACCTATGCGCGCTCCTTCAAGGAGGCGCAGACGTACCTGCAACTGCTGCTGATGCTGCCGCTGGTGCCCAGCCTCCTGCTGGGCCTGTCCCCCATCAAGAGCCAGCCCTGGATGTTCGCCATCCCCGTGTTTGGCCAGCAGTTGCTGATGGGCGAGGTGATGCGGGGCGAGGCCGTGGGCGGCGGGCCCTATGTGCTGGGAGCCCTGGGGTGCGCGGCGGCGGCGGCGGTGTGCCTGCTCTTCACCACGAGGCTGTTGGGCCAGGAGCGCATCATCTTTGGGCGCTAA